In Chthoniobacterales bacterium, the following are encoded in one genomic region:
- a CDS encoding 8-oxo-dGTP diphosphatase has protein sequence MNTDWSVWQPRERANLCFVTRGEEVLLIHKKRGLGAGKINGPGGRIEPGETALEAAIREVREELGVVPLAPQQRGELHFQFADGYALHCVVFVADGCEGEPVETDEAIPLWVRTGEVPYDKMWADDRHWLPGILEGRSFRGFFEFDGDRMLAHRVEWLAEEALAGR, from the coding sequence ATGAACACCGATTGGTCAGTCTGGCAGCCGCGCGAGCGGGCCAACCTTTGCTTTGTCACGCGCGGCGAGGAAGTCCTGCTCATCCACAAGAAGCGCGGACTGGGTGCGGGAAAAATCAACGGTCCCGGCGGGAGGATCGAGCCGGGCGAGACCGCGTTGGAGGCGGCGATACGCGAGGTGCGGGAGGAATTGGGTGTCGTTCCACTGGCGCCGCAGCAGCGCGGCGAACTTCATTTCCAATTTGCCGACGGTTACGCGTTGCATTGCGTGGTCTTCGTCGCCGACGGCTGCGAGGGCGAACCGGTCGAGACGGACGAAGCGATTCCGCTCTGGGTGCGCACCGGCGAGGTTCCCTATGACAAAATGTGGGCCGACGACCGCCATTGGCTGCCCGGCATTCTCGAGGGGCGCTCTTTCCGCGGCTTCTTCGAGTTCGATGGCGACCGCATGCTCGCGCACCGCGTCGAGTGGTTGGCGGAGGAGGCGCTGGCCGGGCGATGA